The DNA window CGATCGGTACTCAAGTCGTGAACCTCGGCGCCCCGGAAGAGCCACCCGCGCGAATCGTGGAGGAAGAGCAGCTCCGACAGGAATCGCACCAGCAGGTCTTCGGCGTCCGCCGCGCCCTCGACGCCGACCTCGAGCCGCTCGCGAGGCTCGACGGTCCTGACGTCCAGGATCACGTCGAATAGCGCTCGCGCTGCGGCGTCGTAGAGCTCCCCGAGCGTGGCCGCCCGGACGAGCATGGCGAGGTCCCCGGTGTGGTCGATCAGGCGGTACCAGGGGACCTCGCCGCTCACCTCCGTCTCCTGCCGCCTGCCCTGCCCTCTCGAGGCCGCCTCCCGGCTCCTTTTCCGCGCGCTCGCGGCGACGCCCCCGTCTCGCGCGCCCGCCTGCCGGCGCGTCCCGCTCCCGCGGCGCTCCCGGGCGAGATGGAGAGGTCGAGCCGCCGCAGCACCGGGTCGACCCGGTCCACGACGACCCGGAGCGGGTCGCCCAGCCGGTACGACGCGCCGGAGCGCTCGCCGAGCAGCTCCATCCTCCGCTCCTGGTACTCGAAGCGCTCGTCCCCGAGCCCCTCGACGCGAAGGAGCCCCTCGGCCAGCGTCTCGCGGATCTGGACGAACAGGCCGAACCGGGCGACCCCGGTCACGATCCCGTCGAACGCCTGTCCCTCCTTACCCTTCATGAACGCGACCTTCTTCCACTCGAGCAGCTCGCGCTCCGCGGCCTCCGCCTCGCGCTCGCGCTTCGAGCAGGCGTCCGCCAGCTCGGGGAGCCCGTCCGCGACCGCCGCGAGGTGTCCGGCGTCGCCGCGGCGGAACGCGCGGAGCATCCGGTGGAGCGTGAGGTCGGGATAGCGGCGGATCGGCGAGGTGAAGTGCGCGTACACCGCCGACGCGAGGCCGAAGTGGCCGAGGTTCTCCGCGCTGTAACGAGCCTGCTTCATGGAGCGGAGGGCGACCTGGCTCACGAGCGCCTGCTCCGGGCGGCCTTCCGAGGCCTCGACGAGCCTCCGGATGTCGCGCGGCTTCACCGCCTCAGGGTCCGCCGAGAGCGAGAGCCCGAACATCGACGCGAACTCCGCGAGCGCCTCGACCTTGAGCGGGTCGGGTGCCTCGTGGATCCGGTACAGGCAGGGGGCCCTCTCGCGGTCCAGATACCCCGCCACCGCCTCGTTGGCGACGAGCATGAACTCCTCGATCATCCGGTGCGCGCGGTTCCGGGGCTCGATGGCGATGCCGGTCATCGCTCCCTCGACGTCGAGCAGGATCTTCGGCTCGGGCAGGTCGAAGTCGATGCTCCCGCGGGCCGCCCTCCGCCGCTCCAGGAGGTCCCGCAGCTCGTCCGCGGTCTGTAGCATCCCGGCGATCCGCTTCGATATCCGAGGCGCGGGCTCCCGCCCATCGAGGACCGCGGCCACCTGCGTGTAGGTGAGCCGCGCCGCCGACCGGATCACGCCGTCGGCGAAGCGGACCGAGAGAACCGCTCCTTCACGATCCAGGTCGAGGATCGCCGATTGGACCAGACGATCCTCTCCGGGGCGGAGCGAGCCGAGGTCGTTCGACAGCTTTTCGGGGAACATCGGGAAGACGAGGTCGGGAAAGTAGACGCTCGTGCCTCGCTCCCTCGCTTCGACGTCCAGCGTGTGCCCCGGCCGAACGAAGAACGCGACGTCCGCGATGTGGACGTAGAGACGGAAGCCTCCGTCCCGGAGCGAGACCACCGCGATCGCGTCGTCGAAGTCCCTTGCGGTCTCCCCGTCGATCGTCACCGGGGAAGGTTCGTCGAACCGCTCCCGGCGCGCGGCCTCCGCGGCGGGGACCGCGTCCGGAAGGTGCTGCGCCGCCGCGACGACGTCGTCGGGGAACTCGGTCCTGAGCTCGTGGCGGCGCGCGACCACCATCGTGTCGACGCCGGGATCGCCCAGACGGCCGAAGACCTCGACGACCTTCCCCTCGGACAGCGCGCCGCCCACCGCGGGCCGAAGGACGAGGACCTCCACCGCGTCGCCGTCCTCGGCGTCCATCCGGAACGCGCCCGGGATGGTCACCTCCGACGGAGCCGACGGATCGAACGGCTGCACCAGGCCGCCTCGGTCGCGCTGCCTGAAGAGCCCCTGGACGCGCCGCCCCCGACGATCGACGACGTCGGTCACCTCCCCCTCGGGCCTTCCATCGCGGTCGATCCCGAGGACCCTCACCTCGACCGAGTCGCCGTGGACCGCGCCGCCGAGGCGCCGGGGCGGAATGAACACGTCCTTCCCGGGCTCCTCGGTGCGGACGAAGGCGAACCCTCGCGGGTGGACGTGGATCCGGCCGCGGGCGATCCGCTCCTCGGCGGCGGCCAGCTTC is part of the Terriglobia bacterium genome and encodes:
- a CDS encoding archease codes for the protein MSGEVPWYRLIDHTGDLAMLVRAATLGELYDAAARALFDVILDVRTVEPRERLEVGVEGAADAEDLLVRFLSELLFLHDSRGWLFRGAEVHDLSTDRLRATAIGEPFDPARHAIVREVKAVTYHHLLLSEDADGWSARLVLDL
- the rnr gene encoding ribonuclease R, with protein sequence MRHERPAAQDREAVEDAVLEHLRGPDYRPASLREIIDRLRVPHKARPAYRRAMRALLVSGRVVHVQGRKLAAAEERIARGRIHVHPRGFAFVRTEEPGKDVFIPPRRLGGAVHGDSVEVRVLGIDRDGRPEGEVTDVVDRRGRRVQGLFRQRDRGGLVQPFDPSAPSEVTIPGAFRMDAEDGDAVEVLVLRPAVGGALSEGKVVEVFGRLGDPGVDTMVVARRHELRTEFPDDVVAAAQHLPDAVPAAEAARRERFDEPSPVTIDGETARDFDDAIAVVSLRDGGFRLYVHIADVAFFVRPGHTLDVEARERGTSVYFPDLVFPMFPEKLSNDLGSLRPGEDRLVQSAILDLDREGAVLSVRFADGVIRSAARLTYTQVAAVLDGREPAPRISKRIAGMLQTADELRDLLERRRAARGSIDFDLPEPKILLDVEGAMTGIAIEPRNRAHRMIEEFMLVANEAVAGYLDRERAPCLYRIHEAPDPLKVEALAEFASMFGLSLSADPEAVKPRDIRRLVEASEGRPEQALVSQVALRSMKQARYSAENLGHFGLASAVYAHFTSPIRRYPDLTLHRMLRAFRRGDAGHLAAVADGLPELADACSKREREAEAAERELLEWKKVAFMKGKEGQAFDGIVTGVARFGLFVQIRETLAEGLLRVEGLGDERFEYQERRMELLGERSGASYRLGDPLRVVVDRVDPVLRRLDLSISPGSAAGAGRAGRRARETGASPRARGKGAGRRPREGRAGGRRRR